From a region of the Euwallacea similis isolate ESF13 chromosome 3, ESF131.1, whole genome shotgun sequence genome:
- the Lpin gene encoding phosphatidate phosphatase LPIN3 isoform X2, with amino-acid sequence MYGMMRIISNLKEFYSDINGATLTGAIDVVVVEQPDGSFNCSPFHVRFGKLGVLRSKEKVVDIEVNGEPLDVRMKLGESGEAFFVEEIEDDEDNDIPEHLATSPIPVSEIEDIFKSQGRRRSFNLDNIDLNQPNSYEKRRHTADSNIANSRAHLERDFLKRQIGLGNIEGASVEDVTYSLTASRRSDEEDLSRSQNDVSETIFKMDSLDEPPSKAELVPEQTTAQESSPSLTKVPEEAQLESKSSKKRRKKMRKKNARKSNSSIQLPSPSAENLDKTNDSTTDRSSLGSNSSETELKDLQSKTEKSGKDSSETTPRADSSNFKRVDADFHFFSDTELTSGNAESRSNSPINVESVQSDSEIETKLRIVREESREPSKSWEWGRLPSFSQATSPVGDDPLKEERKSMLSSVFSFMKSKHNAQSRSAEGGMYLSDITSGEVDREVAEIYFGGREGRNTEDIDMDCESGNGPSLAQSPNSPEGSKSIDSDFEEQTKLVPTYSQDVALSLCGWEPDLVEEKFKERLITFTDFCNDSSILENPKLVAKIGGKFYSWKVAVPMLISIMCFGRPLMDACVDQLRNTYMIPRDKSVVESKNQPHKSSWWSWRTRSSRESPPAKDLAISGVASKGIDAKTSTTDLLDGEKIVTPEVEVVASGEVEKTRESLKKEQMQIEIRSESPKCSDKYRKTLRLSSKQIEALNLRDGMNEVEFSVTTAYQGTTRCQCNLYKWKWDDKIVISDIDGTITKSDVLGHILPIMGKDWAQSGVAHLFNKIKANGYKLLYLSARAIGQARITRDYLKSIKQGDMSMPDGPILLNPTSLITAFHREVIEKKPEAFKISCMSDIKALFPVESEPFYAGYGNRINDVWAYRAVGIPIHRIFTINPKGELKHELTQTFQSSYSGQSLVVNEVFPPILSKIEFFDDEDSSEY; translated from the exons GTTGACATAGAAGTAAACGGAGAACCCCTCGACGTTCGTATGAAATTGGGCGAAAGCGGAGAAGCCTTCTTCGTCGAGGAAATTGAAGATGACGAGGATAACGACATTCCCGAACACCTGGCCACTTCCCCCATTCCGGTTTCGGAGatagaagatatttttaagagCCAA GGGCGTAGGAGAAGTTTTAACCTAGATAATATTGATCTCAACCAACCAAATTCCTACGAGAAGAGAAGACACACAGCTGACAGTAATATCGCCAACAGCCGGGCCCATTTGGAGCGAGATTTTCTGAAAAGACAG ATTGGCTTAGGTAATATTGAAGGAGCCTCAGTCGAGGACGTCACATATTCGCTGACGGCGTCTCGACGCAGTGACGAGGAGGACCTCAGTCGCAGCCAAAATGACGTCTCGgagacgattttcaaaatggatAGTCTTGATGAGCCTCCAAGCAAGGCCGAATTAGTTCCAGAACAAACAACT GCTCAAGAAAGCTCTCCCTCCCTTACCAAAGTCCCGGAAGAGGCTCAACTGGAAAGCAAGAGCAGTAAGAAGAGGCGTAAAAAAATGCGTAAGAAAAATGCGCGTAAATCGAATAGCAGCATCCAGTTACCGAGCCCTTCTGCTGAGAACTTAGATAAAACTAACGATTCCACCACTGACCGCAGTTCTTTGGGCAGCAATTCTTCTGAGACTGAACTTAAGGACTTGCA GTCCAAGACTGAGAAAAGCGGCAAGGATTCCTCTGAAACAACTCCAAGAGCAGACTCGTCAAATTTCAAAAGAGTGGATGCTGACTTTCACTTCTTCAGCGATACCGAACTGACGTCTGGCAACGCAGAGTCGCGTTCCAACTCTCCAATCAACGTGGAATCTGTGCAGTCAGACTCAGAGATCGAGACGAAACTTAGAATTGTTCGAGAAGAATCAAGAGAGCCGTCGAAGAGTTGGGAGTGGGGTCGTTTGCCCAGCTTCTCGCAAGCCACTTCACCGGTCGGTGACGACCCGTTGAAGGAGGAACGCAAATCCATGCTAAGCAGCGTGTTTTCGTTTATGAAGTCGAAGCATAATGCTCAGAGTCGATCTGCGGAGGGTGGAATGTATTTGTCGGATATCACTTCAGGGGAGGTGGACCGGGAGGTGGCTGAAATTTACTTTGGTGGGAGGGAGGGTCGTAATACTGAAG ATATCGACATGGATTGTGAATCAGGAAATGGACCTTCGTTGGCGCAGAGCCCGAACAGTCCTGAGGGCTCTAAGAGCATCGACTCGGATTTCGAAGAACAGACCAAATT GGTTCCAACATATTCTCAAGACGTAGCTCTATCTCTATGTGGATGGGAGCCAGATTTGgttgaagaaaaattcaagGAACGTTTAATAACTTTCACCGATTTCTGCAACGATTCCTCAATACTAGAAAATCCCAAGTTGGTGGCCAAAATTGGCGGCAAGTTCTACAGTTGGAAGGTTGCTGTACCGATGCTAATTAGCATAATGTGCTTCGGAAGACCTCTCATGGACGCCTGTGTCGATCAATTACGCAACACTTATATGATACCTCGA GATAAAAGTGTGGTGGAATCTAAGAATCAACCTCACAAATCATCTTGGTGGAGTTGGAGAACTAGATCATCCAGAGAGTCGCCTCCTGCCAAAGATCTCGCGATATCCGGTGTTGCTTCTAAGGGAATTGATGCTAAAACGTCTACGACTGATTTGCTGGATGGGGAGAAGATAGTTACTCCAGAAGTGGAGGTGGTGGCAAGTGGAGAAGTGGAAAAGACAAGAGAATCGTTAAAGAAGGAGCAAATGCAGATTGAAATTCGATCGGAGTCCCCAAAGTGCTCGGACAAGTACCGCAAGACATTAAGATTGAGTTCAAAACAAATT GAAGCCCTAAATTTGCGTGATGGCATGAACGAAGTGGAATTTAGCGTAACAACAGCCTACCAAGGCACAACTAGATGTCAGTGTAATCTCTACAAATGGAAATGGGACGATAAAATAGTAATTTCCGATATCGATGGTACAATTACAAA aTCTGACGTATTGGGTCACATTCTTCCCATAATGGGCAAAGACTGGGCTCAATCGGGGGTGGCGCATTTGTTCAACAAAATTAAGGCCAACGGCTACAAGTTGCTATATTTAAGTGCGCGAGCAATTGGGCAGGCGAGGATCACTCGCGATTATTTAAAGTCTATTAAACAAGGAGACATGAGTATGCCTGATGGACCTATTTTATTGAATCCCACTTCACTAATTACCGCTTTCCATCGAGAGGTCATAGAGAAGAAACCGGAGGCTTTTAAAATCTCTTGCATGTCTGATATTAAAGCCTTGTTCCCGGTGGAGTCCGAACCGTTTTATGCGGGATATGGAAATCGAATTAAT GATGTCTGGGCGTACAGAGCGGTTGGCATTCCCATTCATAGAATATTCACCATCAATCCTAAAGGAGAGCTGAAACATGAGCTAACTCAGACTTTCCAATCGAG CTACTCGGGCCAGTCCCTTGTGGTCAATGAAGTATTTCCCcctattttaagtaaaatcgaattttttgaCGACGAAGATTCGTCAGAATATTGA
- the Lpin gene encoding phosphatidate phosphatase LPIN3 isoform X1 gives MYGMMRIISNLKEFYSDINGATLTGAIDVVVVEQPDGSFNCSPFHVRFGKLGVLRSKEKVVDIEVNGEPLDVRMKLGESGEAFFVEEIEDDEDNDIPEHLATSPIPVSEIEDIFKSQGRRRSFNLDNIDLNQPNSYEKRRHTADSNIANSRAHLERDFLKRQIGLGNIEGASVEDVTYSLTASRRSDEEDLSRSQNDVSETIFKMDSLDEPPSKAELVPEQTTAQESSPSLTKVPEEAQLESKSSKKRRKKMRKKNARKSNSSIQLPSPSAENLDKTNDSTTDRSSLGSNSSETELKDLQSKTEKSGKDSSETTPRADSSNFKRVDADFHFFSDTELTSGNAESRSNSPINVESVQSDSEIETKLRIVREESREPSKSWEWGRLPSFSQATSPVGDDPLKEERKSMLSSVFSFMKSKHNAQSRSAEGGMYLSDITSGEVDREVAEIYFGGREGRNTEDIDMDCESGNGPSLAQSPNSPEGSKSIDSDFEEQTKLVPTYSQDVALSLCGWEPDLVEEKFKERLITFTDFCNDSSILENPKLVAKIGGKFYSWKVAVPMLISIMCFGRPLMDACVDQLRNTYMIPRDKSVVESKNQPHKSSWWSWRTRSSRESPPAKDLAISGVASKGIDAKTSTTDLLDGEKIVTPEVEVVASGEVEKTRESLKKEQMQIEIRSESPKCSDKYRKTLRLSSKQIEALNLRDGMNEVEFSVTTAYQGTTRCQCNLYKWKWDDKIVISDIDGTITKSDVLGHILPIMGKDWAQSGVAHLFNKIKANGYKLLYLSARAIGQARITRDYLKSIKQGDMSMPDGPILLNPTSLITAFHREVIEKKPEAFKISCMSDIKALFPVESEPFYAGYGNRINDVWAYRAVGIPIHRIFTINPKGELKHELTQTFQSSYTNMSVIVDQMFPSRLEQASDYSQFSYWREPVPELEELPEIQ, from the exons GTTGACATAGAAGTAAACGGAGAACCCCTCGACGTTCGTATGAAATTGGGCGAAAGCGGAGAAGCCTTCTTCGTCGAGGAAATTGAAGATGACGAGGATAACGACATTCCCGAACACCTGGCCACTTCCCCCATTCCGGTTTCGGAGatagaagatatttttaagagCCAA GGGCGTAGGAGAAGTTTTAACCTAGATAATATTGATCTCAACCAACCAAATTCCTACGAGAAGAGAAGACACACAGCTGACAGTAATATCGCCAACAGCCGGGCCCATTTGGAGCGAGATTTTCTGAAAAGACAG ATTGGCTTAGGTAATATTGAAGGAGCCTCAGTCGAGGACGTCACATATTCGCTGACGGCGTCTCGACGCAGTGACGAGGAGGACCTCAGTCGCAGCCAAAATGACGTCTCGgagacgattttcaaaatggatAGTCTTGATGAGCCTCCAAGCAAGGCCGAATTAGTTCCAGAACAAACAACT GCTCAAGAAAGCTCTCCCTCCCTTACCAAAGTCCCGGAAGAGGCTCAACTGGAAAGCAAGAGCAGTAAGAAGAGGCGTAAAAAAATGCGTAAGAAAAATGCGCGTAAATCGAATAGCAGCATCCAGTTACCGAGCCCTTCTGCTGAGAACTTAGATAAAACTAACGATTCCACCACTGACCGCAGTTCTTTGGGCAGCAATTCTTCTGAGACTGAACTTAAGGACTTGCA GTCCAAGACTGAGAAAAGCGGCAAGGATTCCTCTGAAACAACTCCAAGAGCAGACTCGTCAAATTTCAAAAGAGTGGATGCTGACTTTCACTTCTTCAGCGATACCGAACTGACGTCTGGCAACGCAGAGTCGCGTTCCAACTCTCCAATCAACGTGGAATCTGTGCAGTCAGACTCAGAGATCGAGACGAAACTTAGAATTGTTCGAGAAGAATCAAGAGAGCCGTCGAAGAGTTGGGAGTGGGGTCGTTTGCCCAGCTTCTCGCAAGCCACTTCACCGGTCGGTGACGACCCGTTGAAGGAGGAACGCAAATCCATGCTAAGCAGCGTGTTTTCGTTTATGAAGTCGAAGCATAATGCTCAGAGTCGATCTGCGGAGGGTGGAATGTATTTGTCGGATATCACTTCAGGGGAGGTGGACCGGGAGGTGGCTGAAATTTACTTTGGTGGGAGGGAGGGTCGTAATACTGAAG ATATCGACATGGATTGTGAATCAGGAAATGGACCTTCGTTGGCGCAGAGCCCGAACAGTCCTGAGGGCTCTAAGAGCATCGACTCGGATTTCGAAGAACAGACCAAATT GGTTCCAACATATTCTCAAGACGTAGCTCTATCTCTATGTGGATGGGAGCCAGATTTGgttgaagaaaaattcaagGAACGTTTAATAACTTTCACCGATTTCTGCAACGATTCCTCAATACTAGAAAATCCCAAGTTGGTGGCCAAAATTGGCGGCAAGTTCTACAGTTGGAAGGTTGCTGTACCGATGCTAATTAGCATAATGTGCTTCGGAAGACCTCTCATGGACGCCTGTGTCGATCAATTACGCAACACTTATATGATACCTCGA GATAAAAGTGTGGTGGAATCTAAGAATCAACCTCACAAATCATCTTGGTGGAGTTGGAGAACTAGATCATCCAGAGAGTCGCCTCCTGCCAAAGATCTCGCGATATCCGGTGTTGCTTCTAAGGGAATTGATGCTAAAACGTCTACGACTGATTTGCTGGATGGGGAGAAGATAGTTACTCCAGAAGTGGAGGTGGTGGCAAGTGGAGAAGTGGAAAAGACAAGAGAATCGTTAAAGAAGGAGCAAATGCAGATTGAAATTCGATCGGAGTCCCCAAAGTGCTCGGACAAGTACCGCAAGACATTAAGATTGAGTTCAAAACAAATT GAAGCCCTAAATTTGCGTGATGGCATGAACGAAGTGGAATTTAGCGTAACAACAGCCTACCAAGGCACAACTAGATGTCAGTGTAATCTCTACAAATGGAAATGGGACGATAAAATAGTAATTTCCGATATCGATGGTACAATTACAAA aTCTGACGTATTGGGTCACATTCTTCCCATAATGGGCAAAGACTGGGCTCAATCGGGGGTGGCGCATTTGTTCAACAAAATTAAGGCCAACGGCTACAAGTTGCTATATTTAAGTGCGCGAGCAATTGGGCAGGCGAGGATCACTCGCGATTATTTAAAGTCTATTAAACAAGGAGACATGAGTATGCCTGATGGACCTATTTTATTGAATCCCACTTCACTAATTACCGCTTTCCATCGAGAGGTCATAGAGAAGAAACCGGAGGCTTTTAAAATCTCTTGCATGTCTGATATTAAAGCCTTGTTCCCGGTGGAGTCCGAACCGTTTTATGCGGGATATGGAAATCGAATTAAT GATGTCTGGGCGTACAGAGCGGTTGGCATTCCCATTCATAGAATATTCACCATCAATCCTAAAGGAGAGCTGAAACATGAGCTAACTCAGACTTTCCAATCGAG TTACACCAACATGAGCGTTATAGTCGATCAAATGTTCCCTTCTCGCTTGGAGCAAGCCAGCGATTACTCCCAATTCAGTTACTGGAGAGAGCCGGTGCCGGAATTGGAAGAGTTACCCGAAATACAGTAG